A window of the Vicia villosa cultivar HV-30 ecotype Madison, WI unplaced genomic scaffold, Vvil1.0 ctg.000685F_1_1, whole genome shotgun sequence genome harbors these coding sequences:
- the LOC131630499 gene encoding uncharacterized protein LOC131630499, producing the protein MAVGKAKGPSVTKNVVNQGNIVLLGETNGANNSNITYEVPVDRDYMLGFSAFYASNCNIARRSLWCDLFLIHKNHLDVPWRFIGDFNSIFGAHEHRDRHSPNKSHMIDFKLWVDHNNLLEILTEGAFFTWSNGLGINSVERKLDRAFCNNNWINSSITMSVSYLPKLRSNHHHILLYSSFSSQRRASQFKFLAMWTLDDSCKTLISTVWASSIFGCPMFILAKKLKLLKTSKAWNKDVFRNIHSLVLEATDDLSSVQDQFLKLIMVDKVIPTLIDSSMNNLLTILPSYEEIINVVFSLNKYSVSGPNDFGGIFFHSYWSIIKVNVCNDVLQFFRNGWLLPNFNANLVIIIPKVKDADSIDKFWPIALANFKFKIISKILADRLSSLMPSLISKEQHGFTHGRSIRDCTCLTSKVVNV; encoded by the exons ATGGCAGTAGGAAAAGCAAAGGGTCCTAGTGTTACTAAAAATGTGGTTAATCAAGGGAACATTGTTCTCCTTGGAGAAACCAATGGGGCTAATAATTCTAACATTACTTATGAGGTGCCGGTTGATCGGGATTATATG CTTGGTTTTTCTGCTTTTTACGCTTCTAATTGCAACATTGCTAGACGTTCTTTGTGGTGTGATCTCTTTCTTATTCATAAGAATCATCTAGATGTTCCTTGGAGATTTATCGGGGATTTCAACTCCATTTTTGGAGCGCATGAGCATAGGGATAGACATAGTCCTAACAAGTCTCATATGATTGATTTTAAGTTGTGGGTTGATCATAACAACTTACTGGAGATTCTCACTGAGGGTGCTTTCTTCACTTGGTCCAATGGTCTTGGGATTAACTCGGTGGAAAGGAAGCTTGATAGAGCTTTTTGTAATAACAATTGGATAAATTCTTCTATTACTATGTCGGTATCTTATCTGCCTAAACTCAGGTCTAATCATCACCATATTCTTCTttattcttctttctcttctcaaagaAGGGCCTCTCAATTCAAGTTTCTTGCAATGTGGACTCTTGATGATAGTTGTAAAACTCTAATCTCCACCGTTTGGGCCTCTTCGATCTTTGGTTGTCCCATGTTTATTCTTGCTAAAAAGCTTAAGCTCTTGAAGACTTCTAAAGCATGGAACAAAGACGTTTTTAGGAACATTCACTCTTTGGTCCTTGAGGCTACAGATGATCTTTCCTCCGTCCAAG ATCAATTTCTTAAGCTTATCATGGTTGACAAGGTCATCCCCACCTTAATTGACTCGAGTATGAACAATCTCCTCACCATTCTTCCTTCCTATGAGGAGATTATCAATGTTGTTTTCTCTCTCAACAAATATAGCGTGTCGGGCCCTAACGATTTTGGGGGAATCTTCTTTCATTCATACTGGAGTATTATTAAGGTCAATGTTTGTAATGATGTGTTACAATTTTTTAGAAATGGGTGGTTGCTGCCAAATTTCAATGCTAATTTGGTTATTATCATTCCCAAAGTCAAGGATGCAGACTCCATAGATAAATTTTGGCCTATTGCTCTTGCGAATTTCAAGTTTAAGATTATTTCCAAGATTCTAGCTGATAGACTTTCCTCTCTCATGCCTTCTCTTATTTCTAAGGAGCAACATGGTTTTACTCATGGGCGTAGCATCAGAGATTGCACTTGTCTTACTTCAAAGGTAGTGAATGTTTAG